A section of the Candidatus Hydrogenedentota bacterium genome encodes:
- a CDS encoding DUF2232 domain-containing protein, with product MKPGVQRCVTLFVLAFLFMAVSAIPIAIVCYVLLGALYELAGERKKAAGVALWAATSGLLVMNDALLALALAAGAGMGIVLALAIQRNWSYGWQLTLLAGTGYTAMASVMVALWTTLRKDMTIFFNARIAEFQAMENVNTQWIELMRWWDLNYENVALGSAFGSVLTLSAITVGMLERWRRDPEARARRKPTGFQKMRVPDWVVWMAIAAALMWFVDVYYASSPVLRALSWNLALALFGLYLLNGVSILFFTLTIFKASAFAGFMVISGILIFGLWPMLCIFGLFDTWYDFRMRVRRIAMLRRVMYRPDDQDY from the coding sequence TCGCTATCGTATGCTATGTGCTCCTCGGCGCGCTCTATGAGCTGGCTGGCGAGCGGAAGAAAGCCGCGGGCGTGGCCCTCTGGGCCGCGACCTCGGGCCTTCTTGTGATGAATGACGCCCTGCTCGCCCTGGCCCTCGCGGCCGGGGCGGGCATGGGCATCGTGTTGGCCCTCGCCATCCAGCGCAACTGGAGCTACGGCTGGCAGTTGACGCTGCTCGCGGGTACGGGCTACACCGCCATGGCCTCGGTCATGGTGGCGCTCTGGACGACGCTGCGCAAGGATATGACCATCTTTTTCAATGCGCGCATTGCCGAGTTCCAGGCGATGGAGAATGTAAATACCCAGTGGATCGAATTGATGCGCTGGTGGGATCTGAACTACGAAAACGTGGCGCTCGGCTCCGCCTTCGGTTCGGTGTTGACCCTTTCGGCGATCACCGTGGGTATGCTGGAGCGCTGGCGGCGGGACCCGGAAGCCCGGGCGCGGCGCAAGCCCACCGGCTTCCAGAAGATGCGCGTGCCCGACTGGGTCGTGTGGATGGCCATTGCCGCCGCGTTGATGTGGTTTGTTGATGTTTACTATGCGTCAAGTCCCGTGTTGCGGGCTCTTTCGTGGAACCTGGCACTGGCCTTGTTCGGCCTGTATTTGTTAAATGGCGTGTCCATACTGTTCTTCACCTTGACCATCTTCAAGGCTTCGGCCTTTGCGGGATTCATGGTGATTTCCGGGATCCTGATCTTCGGCCTGTGGCCGATGCTCTGCATCTTCGGGCTGTTTGACACGTGGTACGATTTCCGGATGCGTGTGCGGCGTATCGCCATGCTCCGGCGCGTCATGTACCGCCCCGATGATCAAGACTACTAG
- a CDS encoding 50S ribosomal protein L9 has product MNVILCDDVENLGEMGQTVKVADGYARNFLIPRRLAVKADSASAKQIEHEMAIIKRREEKRRAEQAKIAKELEKLTVEIKVRAGEGDKIFGSVTAGHIAEKLAEMGQEINRKNLVLAEPIKSLGIFKVTVKFPGGIEAQIKVWVTGIEEAKKSDAEIAELAAAEAEDDMDDDD; this is encoded by the coding sequence ATGAATGTCATCCTGTGTGACGACGTCGAGAACCTCGGCGAAATGGGCCAGACCGTTAAGGTCGCCGATGGCTACGCCCGCAATTTCCTGATCCCCCGCCGCCTCGCCGTGAAGGCCGACAGCGCCAGCGCCAAGCAGATCGAGCACGAGATGGCGATCATCAAGCGCCGCGAAGAAAAGCGCCGCGCCGAGCAGGCCAAGATCGCGAAGGAGCTCGAAAAGCTCACCGTCGAGATCAAGGTCCGCGCCGGCGAAGGCGACAAGATCTTCGGCTCCGTGACCGCCGGTCACATCGCCGAAAAGCTGGCCGAAATGGGCCAGGAGATCAACCGCAAGAACCTCGTGCTCGCCGAGCCGATCAAGTCGCTGGGCATCTTCAAGGTCACCGTCAAATTCCCCGGCGGCATCGAAGCCCAGATCAAAGTCTGGGTCACCGGTATCGAAGAAGCCAAGAAGTCTGACGCCGAGATCGCCGAGCTTGCCGCCGCGGAAGCCGAAGACGACATGGACGACGACGATTAA